A part of Bacillus rossius redtenbacheri isolate Brsri chromosome 1, Brsri_v3, whole genome shotgun sequence genomic DNA contains:
- the LOC134530306 gene encoding uncharacterized protein LOC134530306: MVRPGRRKSEDRAGRNIFAEGSSGQGDSDTGFAAEAARAQSRTASMPLLSQSDVGRQLVENYASETGIDHRRSSATLDLDTVVRAAAINAGGQRHDDVTCLYRKPEEESPRSAADCGAGNPQLCAYDEFAFQPLVDSIIRDQAGNEPRLRTLAHNAANKWLFSPHKPSASQMSYEWGQDERKSILRPENSFPSSHNLDAYGGFETTELLHKSASSMWLESTSSEKSSTPRNHDLAPRTSVESVKQEMDDSDCSDCTSTTVVVKDKGAKYPILRSEDMSNYNQFLSNFEVPNAKATTEECTTSVSATSLESDVLREIYERNRSATSELCEENFGEGNYNAQILGQIKIRKNTNISGNLTLQQRTERMTNFVIQKLQDKGPGMTDIANKNIKYETIPNKNKKPITTENVYKCGKNSIDSCVSPQKENHLVTTERKHVRLHSDTSEKSDEYINYTNKNFLNTTEYNFYDCNNHGSKKMQHCIFLSSSESGINITQNYNLKHYFPTDTLKPATSRSDTTISYGSKIDRMSDRLTGEAKNVSRLEAEKPLTEDNSLCNYEYTNLERSLASNIKKYEIQSYLTSSSSETSISSMESLVLQEAATRIDPSTEELNCSKPVPKKPELHKKENFTITQKDSKDIKIRHSKHKNDLSTFGRKHIITIAADDSDSSIDSAILKKAAYLGTDNKASNCTLKNSEFGSEDKHENPNLYLANKTQHKTRKNLLQEVQEIKSTRSRLPRKKKLSHQDQAKCEALSDSSCVCDRKLGNKLEQTADSSEIDGSDDLSTMYGLYSSLELGRNKSDCLIQIKRGHSLRVPKTDVLIYSNHNVNQNKTERHRHEGVDHKSKVSSTRKVEISDEAIDSPKEKLPRKKQKGKNSKQRGLNITENKKTGHNARQKVKDSVIKIKAAHSPSISKSDVLLPPNKNMLLDIHGPQTYYNEGDKKSTSGSSSTSESSIDSDILKAAAGHLSPDQEIIIGDEKINKQCNPKHLQDKTQDSIMCKESAVQQSPVERKTPETKKVDKKYSVTNNVEKTEPTLRPQVATKTKTTEIEIKKKTNFQLRKSISHTSILNQTEAMSGPQFTTQSPQKILQSNLVRKEMANIAYKQRPKSISGNSLDSEILKNAAIWTMDEPETFDAGANPSLHHSAENLNDIKRRHSDYTLERMSGKSSRVCVPLVPVYHVQSVEPQNKPVFHAYSYMAENDIYKTGLSSKEITEWLDRTKIFHVNDTLKSNVEHPKFAVEHLVSDTEFQNAVNIIYRKIIGQGPIAPDFARRLSEAVKQMASSPTPKRPSSRTSLLDKENLHIMNDSRAQGDESFSVHEEKMRLTMQANSQPAPGPAATGTNNLQQLQAKGGLKKSWNKEHKAALLLICATIAVAAALYTTWFK, encoded by the coding sequence ATGGTGCGGCCGGGGAGAAGGAAGAGCGAGGACCGGGCAGGCCGCAACATCTTCGCGGAGGGGTCGAGTGGCCAGGGCGACTCGGACACGGGCTTCGCGGCCGAGGCGGCGCGCGCGCAGAGCCGCACCGCGAGCATGCCGCTGCTGTCGCAGTCGGACGTGGGCCGCCAGCTGGTGGAGAACTACGCCAGCGAGACGGGCATCGACCACAGGCGGTCGTCCGCCACCCTCGACCTGGACACGGTGGTGCGGGCCGCCGCCATCAACGCGGGTGGCCAGCGCCACGACGACGTCACCTGCCTCTACAGGAAGCCCGAGGAGGAGAGCCCGCGCAGCGCGGCCGACTGTGGCGCCGGGAACCCGCAGCTGTGCGCTTACGACGAGTTCGCGTTCCAACCCCTGGTGGACTCCATCATCAGGGACCAGGCGGGCAACGAGCCTCGCCTGAGGACCCTCGCTCACAACGCGGCGAACAAGTGGCTGTTCTCTCCGCACAAGCCTAGCGCTTCTCAGATGTCGTATGAATGGGGCCAGGACGAACGGAAGAGCATCCTAAGACCTGAAAATAGTTTTCCTTCTTCACACAACTTGGATGCTTACGGTGGATTTGAGACTACTGAACTGCTGCACAAGAGCGCTTCGAGCATGTGGCTTGAAAGCACATCGTCTGAGAAAAGCTCTACTCCGAGAAACCATGATTTGGCGCCACGAACGTCTGTTGAATCTGTTAAGCAAGAAATGGATGACAGTGACTGCTCAGATTGTACATCAACCACCGTGGTCGTGAAAGACAAAGGAGCAAAATATCCAATACTGAGATCTGAAGATATGAGCAACTACAATCAATTTCTCTCAAATTTTGAAGTCCCTAATGCAAAAGCTACAACAGAGGAGTGCACAACCTCTGTTTCAGCAACCTCTCTTGAATCAGACGTTCTTAGAGAGATCTATGAAAGAAACAGGAGCGCCACGTCAGAGTTATGTGAAGAAAATTTCGGAGAAGGTAACTACAATGCCCAGATTTTGGGAcaaattaaaataagaaaaaatacaaacatatctGGTAACTTGACTCTCCAACAGAGAACTGAAAGGATGACCAACTTTGTAATTCAAAAGTTACAGGACAAAGGCCCTGGAATGACTGATATAGCTAACAAGAACATTAAATATGAAACAATCCCGAATAAGAACAAAAAACCAATTACAACAGAAAACGTTTACAAATGTGGAAAAAATAGTATAGATAGCTGTGTGTCTCCACAAAAAGAAAACCATTTAGTAACAACTGAGAGGAAACATGTTCGATTACATTCAGATACATCAGAGAAGAGTGATGAAtatataaactacacaaataaaaattttcttaatacTACTGAGTATAATTTTTATGATTGCAATAACCATGGATCTAAAAAAATGcaacattgcatttttttaagcTCGTCTGAGTCAGGTATAAATATCACACAAAATTACAATCTGAAACATTATTTTCCAACAGATACCCTAAAACCCGCAACTTCTCGTAGTGACACAACAATTTCCTATGGATCAAAAATAGACAGAATGTCAGACCGATTGACTGGAGAAGCAAAGAACGTATCAAGGTTGGAGGCTGAAAAGCCTCTAACTGAAGATAATTCTTTATGCAATTATGAATACACCAATTTAGAGCGCTCACTGGCCTCGAACATAAAAAAGTATGAAATTCAGTCATATTTAACAAGTTCCAGCAGTGAAACTTCAATAAGTTCAATGGAGTCTTTAGTTTTACAAGAAGCTGCTACACGCATTGATCCATCTACTGAAGAACTTAATTGCAGTAAACCTGTACCAAAAAAACCTGAATTGcataaaaaagaaaactttactATCACTCAAAAAGATTCAAAAGATATAAAAATCAGACACAGTAAACATAAAAATGATTTGAGCACTTTTGGCAGAAAACACATTATCACAATTGCTGCTGATGATTCTGATAGCTCTATTGATTCTGCAATACTCAAAAAAGCTGCATATTTGGGCACTGATAATAAAGCATCTAACTGCACCTTAAAGAATAGCGAGTTTGGTTCTGAGGACAAACATGAGAACCCTAACTTGTATCTTGCAAATAAGACACAGCATAAAACTAGAAAAAATTTGCTGCAAgaagtacaagaaataaaatcCACTAGATCAAGACTGCCcagaaagaaaaaattatctcATCAGGATCAAGCAAAGTGTGAAGCATTATCTGACAGCAGTTGTGTATGTGATAGAAAACTGGGTAATAAACTTGAACAAACAGCTGACAGTAGCGAAATTGACGGTTCTGACGATCTGAGTACCATGTATGGATTGTACTCTTCCTTAGAACTGGGAAGAAACAAGTCTGATTGTTTAATTCAAATAAAGAGAGGTCATAGCTTACGTGTTCCAAAAACAGATGTTTTGATTTATTCAAATCACaatgttaatcaaaataaaactgaaagaCATAGGCATGAAGGAGTTGATCATAAAAGTAAAGTGTCCAGCACTAGGAAAGTTGAGATATCAGATGAAGCAATTGATTCACCAAAAGAAAAACTGCCAAGAAAAAAACAGAAAGGAAAAAACTCTAAGCAACGTGGCTTGAAtattactgaaaataaaaaaactggacACAATGCACGACAAAAGGTAAAAGAttctgttattaaaataaaagcagCACACAGCCCAAGCATATCCAAAAGTGATGTACTATTgccaccaaataaaaacatgctTCTGGACATACATGGTCCACAAACATACTACAATGAAGGCGACAAAAAAAGCACCTCTGGATCAAGCAGTACTTCAGAGAGCTCTATAGACTCTGACATACTCAAAGCGGCAGCAGGCCATTTGTCTCCTGATCAGGAAATAATAATTGgggatgaaaaaataaataaacaatgtaaTCCAAAGCATTTACAGGACAAAACCCAAGACTCAATCATGTGCAAAGAATCAGCAGTTCAACAGTCCCCAGTTGAACGGAAAACACCAGAAACCAAGAAAGTGGACAAAAAATATTCTGTCACTAACAATGTGGAAAAGACTGAGCCTACTCTGCGCCCACAAGTTGCAACCAAAACTAAAACAACTGAAATAGAGATAAAGAAGAAGACAAACTTTCAACTAAGAAAGAGCATATCCCACACTTCAATTCTGAACCAAACAGAAGCAATGTCCGGGCCACAATTCACAACCCAATCACCGCAAAAAATTCTTCAGTCAAATCTAGTTCGTAAAGAAATGGCAAATATAGCATACAAACAGAGACCTAAAAGTATATCTGGGAATTCATTAGATTCAGAGATACTGAAAAATGCAGCTATCTGGACAATGGACGAGCCAGAAACATTTGATGCAGGCGCAAACCCTAGTTTGCATCATTCTGCAGAAAATTTGAATGATATAAAGAGACGCCACTCAGATTACACTTTGGAGAGAATGAGCGGTAAAAGCTCAAGGGTGTGTGTACCACTAGTTCCAGTATATCATGTCCAAAGCGTCGAGCCTCAAAATAAACCTGTCTTTCATGCCTATAGCTACATGGCTGAAAACGACATATACAAGACGGGTCTTAGCAGCAAAGAAATAACTGAATGGCTGGACAGGACAAAGATTTTTCATGTTAACGACACTCTGAAATCTAATGTAGAACACCCGAAATTTGCTGTAGAACACCTGGTATCAGACACAGAATTTCAAAATGCTGTGAACATCATCTACAGGAAGATCATTGGTCAAGGGCCTATAGCACCAGACTTCGCCAGACGCCTGTCAGAGGCAGTAAAGCAAATGGCTAGTTCTCCAACGCCAAAGCGACCATCCTCCAGAACAAGCCTTCTGGACAAGGAAAATTTACATAT